The following proteins come from a genomic window of Gimesia chilikensis:
- a CDS encoding PrsW family glutamic-type intramembrane protease produces the protein MPERTVEPKWWISNGSKPDGPFDIDIIRARIKALELFPDNLACPVGGDEWRPLRDWKEAFGDAISVAVSRLPPPPPLNSTNDRIQASSAPEELTLQPGGERKPIAENTEGQPITSSESPPKIAYGANVTFEPYLQNILDLKKYVQPGWILYLMIMVPFFLPNFGSTPGSPWFIAIVATIFGGILFSVLIQPQENDYGIAIGAFIFTFIIGLPLLFFFQEMATKYAGTPFSEVMKTGGGRFKIFLCLTWLIGNGYNQISPDDLGASLPFFYHFVAMFSSVALCEEVLKFIPVMYVAKSTAGDWKQRGLFVGALSGLGFGIVEGVMYHSQMYQPQEMPLSIYLLRFFSVAMLHGCWTTISAACFYYLLENPDDYSHKPPTDIFEYTFLILVSVLASMGLHSLYNVLVARSLFLGLLIAWLTVFITVRLFDSRHEPQNLHCADPA, from the coding sequence ATGCCAGAGCGAACAGTTGAACCTAAGTGGTGGATTTCGAACGGTAGCAAACCAGACGGCCCATTTGACATTGACATTATACGCGCACGAATCAAGGCTCTCGAGCTCTTTCCGGATAATCTCGCCTGTCCGGTCGGCGGTGATGAGTGGAGACCACTTAGAGACTGGAAGGAAGCATTTGGAGACGCAATTTCTGTTGCTGTATCACGACTTCCACCACCTCCACCGCTCAATTCCACAAATGATCGTATACAGGCGAGTTCTGCTCCTGAAGAGCTAACTCTTCAACCAGGTGGAGAAAGGAAACCAATCGCAGAAAACACAGAGGGGCAGCCTATTACCTCATCTGAATCTCCCCCCAAGATTGCCTACGGAGCAAATGTCACATTCGAACCCTATCTCCAGAATATCCTGGATCTAAAAAAATACGTGCAACCGGGTTGGATCTTATACCTAATGATAATGGTTCCGTTTTTTCTACCAAACTTTGGTTCGACTCCTGGCAGTCCCTGGTTCATTGCCATCGTTGCGACGATCTTCGGTGGCATCCTCTTCTCTGTTTTGATTCAACCCCAGGAAAATGATTACGGGATCGCGATCGGTGCCTTCATCTTTACATTCATCATTGGGTTACCGTTACTCTTTTTCTTCCAGGAGATGGCTACCAAATATGCAGGTACTCCATTTTCGGAAGTCATGAAGACCGGCGGAGGGCGTTTCAAAATCTTTCTCTGTTTAACCTGGTTAATCGGAAATGGCTACAACCAGATCTCTCCAGATGATCTGGGAGCGAGCCTACCTTTCTTTTACCATTTTGTTGCAATGTTCTCGAGTGTCGCTTTATGCGAGGAAGTATTGAAATTCATTCCTGTAATGTACGTGGCAAAATCTACCGCGGGAGACTGGAAGCAGAGAGGCTTGTTCGTGGGAGCCCTGTCAGGGCTCGGCTTCGGTATTGTGGAAGGAGTGATGTACCATTCCCAGATGTATCAACCCCAGGAAATGCCGCTCTCGATCTATTTGCTGCGATTCTTCTCAGTAGCAATGTTGCATGGCTGCTGGACAACAATTTCTGCAGCCTGTTTTTATTATCTATTAGAAAATCCGGATGATTATTCTCATAAACCGCCAACAGACATCTTTGAATATACGTTTTTGATTCTAGTTTCAGTATTAGCTTCGATGGGACTGCATAGTCTCTATAACGTTCTCGTTGCGCGGTCGTTGTTTCTGGGTTTACTAATAGCATGGTTGACTGTATTTATCACTGTGCGATTATTTGACTCTCGACATGAGCCCCAGAACCTGCATTGTGCGGATCCAGCTTAA
- a CDS encoding helix-turn-helix domain-containing protein: protein MEKSSQQNDLRSEESVMSLAHRIQMARKQAGLTLEQLASQAEVSKTYIWELENDQKGEKKPSADVLLRIANALKTTIAELLGLPTVQADDRNIEISKSLREFCEWMEKTDRKLSEEEIRDLAAMRFRGGQPKSRDDWDDLYRTLKRITKG, encoded by the coding sequence ATGGAAAAAAGTTCGCAACAAAACGATTTACGTTCCGAAGAGTCGGTGATGTCACTGGCTCATCGAATCCAGATGGCCCGTAAACAAGCCGGCCTCACTCTGGAGCAATTAGCCAGTCAGGCCGAGGTATCAAAGACTTACATCTGGGAACTCGAAAACGACCAGAAGGGTGAAAAGAAACCGTCAGCAGATGTCCTGCTTCGCATCGCGAACGCTCTGAAAACTACTATCGCCGAGCTTCTGGGGCTTCCGACTGTCCAGGCCGACGACAGGAATATCGAAATCAGTAAGTCGTTACGTGAATTCTGTGAATGGATGGAAAAAACCGACCGAAAGCTGTCCGAAGAAGAGATTCGTGATCTCGCAGCGATGCGGTTTCGTGGTGGACAACCGAAATCCCGCGATGATTGGGATGACCTGTATAGGACACTCAAAAGAATCACGAAGGGGTAA
- a CDS encoding ImmA/IrrE family metallo-endopeptidase, whose translation MSPGRQNYHKHVQAIIDETGEEDPFEAVKVKARRVITDYVSLFGEQPPFNLKAIASVRGLHWSDDDPRFSPDSEIAPEADGRVVLRVSKSRPESRQRFSIGHEIGHTLFPEYQLAVRCRKGTERNWAAPEDLLETLCDVAASELMFPDPWFRDRIDSFELSAANIAELANYYIASRDATVRRLVELHPEPMAAVFFSWKLKPTEQRLVNRNRRQKPLFGEALRMPSPMLRVDYAILNDAFERVGTSHIPKDKSVPSVGPIHAASVSQTIQDGHCHLDLGTLHGRFRIHALPVFTSEEATGPDGASSIVAILRPL comes from the coding sequence ATGTCGCCGGGCCGCCAGAATTACCATAAACACGTTCAGGCCATTATCGATGAAACCGGAGAGGAGGATCCCTTTGAGGCAGTCAAGGTGAAGGCACGCCGTGTCATCACGGACTACGTTTCGCTCTTCGGCGAACAACCCCCGTTCAACCTCAAGGCCATTGCCAGTGTACGCGGACTACACTGGTCGGATGACGATCCGCGATTCAGCCCGGATTCCGAGATTGCTCCGGAAGCTGATGGGCGAGTTGTATTACGAGTAAGCAAATCGCGGCCGGAATCACGCCAACGGTTCAGCATCGGCCACGAAATTGGACACACTCTATTTCCGGAATACCAACTGGCCGTCCGGTGTCGAAAGGGGACCGAACGCAACTGGGCAGCCCCAGAAGACCTGCTCGAAACGCTGTGTGATGTTGCTGCTTCGGAGCTGATGTTTCCCGATCCCTGGTTTCGTGATCGAATCGATAGCTTCGAACTCTCAGCAGCAAACATCGCAGAGCTTGCAAACTATTATATCGCCTCCCGCGATGCCACGGTTCGACGTTTGGTCGAACTGCATCCCGAACCGATGGCGGCTGTGTTTTTCAGCTGGAAACTGAAACCCACCGAACAACGGCTCGTCAACCGCAACCGGCGTCAAAAACCGTTGTTCGGGGAAGCATTGCGGATGCCGTCACCAATGTTGCGAGTCGACTATGCCATCTTGAACGATGCATTCGAACGCGTCGGCACCAGTCACATCCCCAAAGACAAGTCGGTTCCGAGCGTAGGTCCAATCCATGCTGCATCAGTTAGTCAAACTATTCAGGACGGACATTGTCACCTCGATCTTGGGACACTTCACGGACGTTTTCGTATTCATGCATTGCCCGTGTTCACATCTGAAGAAGCAACCGGTCCCGACGGCGCCTCAAGCATCGTCGCCATCCTGCGTCCCTTGTAA
- a CDS encoding nucleotidyltransferase, with the protein MADNRILIVNTLLREIAEELDIPPSKYKEAVERYTSVGNWLEDGEYPAVVATPVIYPQGSFRLGTVVKPLRGGVEAEYDIDLVCNLPVRAGDTSARQVKHSVGDRLKEHGTYKKLLTKEGRRCWTLLYAEDDGIGFHLDVLPCIPNPHQLTGTEHGLKAVSLTDRNDDGAVYGWGSTNPAGYADWFFGRQRPVFTRVAALRKTELQRQHSHIFASVDDVPDQLVRTPLQRAIQILKRHRDVRFSGDDLEGDKPISMIITTLAATCYAQESDVFSTLATFLDRVQRYTDTGVIKCIDEQWYIPNPVNPDENFADRWNETGSRKPDAFFKWLHWVQEDIDELLNAATPLELSDRLQKAFGASAGSRVANKYSGAMPGAHQQPQSLFGRVTRGFLRFDVGHRQAPQWHVSSTRYSASVQARYTRRGFRPIPFVSNSSPLPKGVDLRFEANTNVPKPYKMHWQVVNTGLEAARAGQLRGDFYESNKSGKQRTESTKFPGMHWVECFVVKNGVCVARSGEFVVNIE; encoded by the coding sequence ATGGCTGACAACCGTATCCTCATTGTTAATACGCTCCTGCGGGAGATCGCCGAAGAACTCGACATTCCACCGTCGAAGTACAAGGAAGCGGTGGAACGATACACCAGTGTCGGCAACTGGCTGGAAGACGGCGAGTATCCAGCCGTTGTCGCCACACCGGTCATCTATCCCCAGGGATCGTTTCGGTTGGGGACGGTCGTAAAACCGCTGCGGGGCGGAGTTGAAGCAGAATACGACATCGATCTGGTGTGCAATTTGCCGGTGCGGGCGGGTGATACTTCGGCCCGGCAGGTGAAACATTCGGTGGGCGATCGCCTGAAAGAGCACGGCACCTACAAAAAACTCCTGACTAAGGAAGGACGCCGGTGCTGGACGCTGCTGTACGCCGAGGACGATGGAATCGGATTTCATCTAGATGTCCTGCCTTGTATTCCGAATCCGCACCAGTTGACCGGCACGGAACACGGCCTGAAGGCCGTCAGCCTCACGGACCGAAACGACGATGGAGCAGTATACGGCTGGGGGTCCACTAATCCTGCTGGTTACGCTGACTGGTTCTTCGGACGACAGCGGCCGGTCTTTACCCGGGTGGCTGCGTTGCGGAAAACCGAACTTCAACGCCAGCACTCGCACATCTTCGCCAGCGTCGATGACGTTCCAGATCAGTTGGTGCGGACGCCTCTGCAAAGGGCGATTCAGATCCTGAAGCGACACCGAGACGTGCGTTTTTCGGGAGACGATCTTGAAGGTGACAAGCCGATTTCGATGATCATTACCACGCTGGCAGCCACTTGCTATGCACAAGAAAGCGACGTTTTTTCAACGCTGGCCACATTTCTGGACCGGGTGCAGCGCTACACCGACACGGGAGTGATCAAGTGCATTGACGAGCAATGGTACATACCGAACCCAGTGAATCCGGATGAGAATTTTGCTGATCGCTGGAATGAAACCGGCAGTCGCAAACCTGATGCATTCTTCAAGTGGCTGCACTGGGTCCAGGAAGACATTGATGAGCTTCTCAACGCAGCTACTCCACTGGAACTGAGTGACAGATTGCAGAAGGCATTCGGTGCTTCCGCAGGCAGCCGGGTTGCAAATAAGTATTCAGGAGCGATGCCCGGGGCACACCAACAACCGCAATCTCTATTCGGTCGTGTTACCAGAGGGTTTCTGCGTTTTGATGTTGGGCACCGACAGGCCCCCCAATGGCATGTATCCAGTACGAGATACTCGGCCTCGGTTCAAGCACGCTACACTCGACGGGGCTTCAGACCGATACCATTTGTCAGCAATTCCTCTCCGCTGCCTAAAGGTGTTGATTTGCGTTTCGAGGCGAACACGAATGTGCCGAAGCCATACAAAATGCATTGGCAGGTGGTTAATACTGGCCTAGAGGCTGCCAGAGCTGGCCAGTTGCGAGGCGACTTCTACGAGAGTAACAAGTCCGGGAAGCAGCGAACTGAGTCAACTAAATTCCCAGGGATGCATTGGGTGGAATGTTTCGTTGTCAAGAACGGTGTCTGTGTCGCGAGAAGCGGTGAATTCGTCGTCAATATTGAATGA
- a CDS encoding DUF4339 domain-containing protein yields MEFQEVDSKWWLANSDQHEGPFSVEEILARVAQSDLRNDQLACPVGGSEWKPLREWDAFAEKIDDSELIPPPPPLPSQKPGKAPWNPTHLWYLGLLFSPLWLGILTAINSKRLGLKISIWGPLGLGIGWLVADIFFDQFVVSSLIVSVLLLGGFAFACWYIFLEKQLNQFESNTASNQSPGSWLVPCLAGSPLALLQLAGIAVAFLPTGPRDVCSEFLAADTPDEAKQYVTSNMMPIIRQFELLETLAKQLPELQEDEDEIEYFQLTDEAEAAPNVGGYLVGYQSTMPDENGGTFTLDGYFHLLEVKGEWKIDSWIITQFNNQPLDNGPTSMLTFFKGITDELQRQIDQKTSIEKGKSPLKRDYSFYNYGITPTDNSPPSTPVKQEDSQRNPAPKDAKKKTETKRNNLPALIVSFLQSIFGETGGRIVFILIIIGVLSYNWRNSRS; encoded by the coding sequence ATGGAATTCCAAGAGGTTGATTCCAAATGGTGGCTGGCGAATAGCGATCAACATGAGGGGCCGTTCTCTGTAGAAGAAATACTTGCTCGGGTGGCTCAGTCCGACTTGAGAAACGATCAACTGGCGTGTCCTGTCGGAGGCAGTGAGTGGAAACCGCTCAGAGAATGGGACGCATTTGCTGAAAAGATAGATGACTCTGAACTGATCCCCCCTCCCCCTCCGTTACCGTCACAAAAACCTGGCAAAGCTCCCTGGAACCCGACTCATCTCTGGTACCTGGGACTTCTTTTCAGCCCACTATGGCTGGGAATTCTAACCGCCATTAACAGCAAAAGACTGGGACTGAAAATATCAATCTGGGGTCCCTTGGGATTGGGGATAGGCTGGCTTGTCGCTGACATCTTTTTTGATCAGTTCGTTGTAAGCTCCCTGATTGTCTCGGTATTGCTGCTGGGGGGATTTGCGTTCGCTTGCTGGTACATATTTCTTGAGAAACAACTGAACCAGTTTGAATCGAATACGGCGTCCAACCAGAGCCCCGGTAGTTGGTTAGTCCCTTGCCTTGCCGGATCTCCGCTGGCTCTGCTTCAGTTGGCTGGGATTGCCGTTGCATTTCTTCCAACTGGTCCACGGGATGTCTGTAGTGAGTTTCTAGCCGCTGATACTCCCGATGAAGCAAAACAATATGTCACATCTAACATGATGCCGATTATCCGGCAGTTCGAGCTTCTCGAAACTCTTGCCAAACAGCTTCCAGAATTACAGGAAGACGAAGATGAGATTGAATACTTTCAACTGACTGACGAAGCTGAAGCTGCTCCCAATGTCGGGGGATATTTAGTTGGCTACCAATCTACGATGCCTGATGAAAATGGTGGTACTTTTACATTGGATGGCTATTTTCATTTACTAGAAGTGAAAGGTGAATGGAAAATCGACAGCTGGATCATTACACAATTTAATAATCAGCCTCTGGATAACGGTCCCACATCGATGTTGACTTTTTTCAAGGGTATCACTGATGAATTGCAGCGACAGATTGATCAGAAAACTTCAATCGAAAAAGGTAAAAGCCCGCTAAAACGAGATTACTCATTTTATAACTATGGGATCACACCGACAGACAATTCTCCGCCGTCCACTCCTGTGAAGCAAGAAGACTCACAGCGCAATCCCGCTCCCAAAGACGCAAAGAAAAAGACCGAAACCAAGAGAAACAATCTTCCTGCTCTGATTGTGTCATTTCTCCAAAGCATCTTTGGTGAAACAGGAGGCCGTATTGTGTTTATTCTCATCATCATAGGGGTGCTCTCCTACAATTGGAGAAACAGTCGCTCTTGA
- a CDS encoding DUF2188 domain-containing protein, which yields MTKKDYHVVPQGEGWALKRENAQRASSLHSTQADAITAGKELAKKQQTELVIHRPNGQIRDSDSYGNDPVPPKDKKH from the coding sequence ATGACGAAGAAGGACTATCACGTTGTTCCACAAGGAGAAGGCTGGGCACTGAAGCGGGAAAATGCTCAAAGAGCATCATCGTTACACTCGACTCAGGCCGACGCCATCACAGCGGGTAAAGAACTTGCAAAGAAACAACAAACCGAACTGGTCATCCACCGGCCGAATGGCCAGATCCGGGATTCAGACAGCTATGGCAACGATCCAGTACCGCCGAAAGACAAAAAACACTGA
- a CDS encoding SAVED domain-containing protein, with the protein MSVTYIPDPTKLCLWGKAAGRCQYDGCNLALYRDGLTQFEFNKAYIAHIIADKPGGPRGDPVLSEKLKSDLSNLMLLCDAHHRLVDIADVEGHPVDRLRHMKDEHEKRIELVTSIAPDRQSHIVLYGARIGDHDVPLTFQKAAAALVPERSPANPRPIELSLNNRSISDAENRYWEMESEHLRRQFQTEVKSRLRPDDIQHLSIFGLAPIPLLIELGRLLSDIPATDVFQLHREPPDWGWQKNPDAFKYEVGCDGDETSQTVALILGLSADVVLDRVRPIVGEQAACWTITHSNPGNDFLKSREQLQQFRETLRFVFNEIKKKHGEEAELHLFPAVPVACAIEVGRVWMPKADLPIEVYDQNRSTGGFSRALRISNT; encoded by the coding sequence ATGTCAGTCACTTACATTCCCGATCCGACTAAGCTGTGCCTATGGGGAAAAGCCGCTGGCCGCTGCCAGTACGACGGCTGTAATCTTGCACTCTACCGAGACGGTTTGACGCAGTTTGAGTTTAATAAGGCATACATTGCCCACATCATTGCTGACAAGCCTGGAGGGCCGCGTGGCGATCCAGTGCTGTCAGAGAAGCTGAAAAGCGATCTGAGCAACCTGATGTTACTCTGCGATGCGCATCATCGATTGGTGGACATTGCAGATGTTGAGGGGCACCCGGTAGATCGTCTCCGACACATGAAGGACGAGCACGAGAAACGTATCGAACTGGTGACATCTATCGCTCCCGACCGGCAGTCACATATCGTCTTGTACGGTGCACGTATCGGTGATCACGACGTGCCGCTCACTTTCCAGAAAGCAGCAGCTGCACTGGTTCCGGAACGTAGTCCCGCGAATCCCAGGCCCATAGAGCTGAGCCTTAACAATCGCAGTATCAGTGATGCTGAAAATCGCTACTGGGAAATGGAATCGGAACATCTGCGGCGGCAGTTCCAGACTGAGGTGAAGTCCCGGCTCAGGCCAGATGATATCCAGCATCTGTCGATCTTCGGGCTGGCGCCGATACCACTGCTGATCGAGCTTGGCAGGTTGCTTTCGGATATTCCAGCAACAGATGTGTTTCAGTTACATCGCGAACCGCCGGACTGGGGCTGGCAGAAAAACCCGGACGCTTTTAAATATGAAGTGGGCTGCGACGGTGATGAGACATCTCAGACGGTTGCCCTCATACTCGGGCTCAGTGCTGACGTCGTGCTGGATCGCGTCCGGCCGATTGTCGGTGAACAAGCGGCCTGCTGGACCATAACGCACAGCAACCCGGGCAACGACTTCCTTAAGTCTCGTGAGCAGCTCCAGCAATTCAGGGAGACGCTACGTTTTGTCTTCAATGAGATCAAGAAAAAACACGGCGAAGAAGCGGAACTTCATCTGTTTCCGGCAGTCCCCGTAGCTTGTGCAATAGAGGTCGGGCGCGTGTGGATGCCCAAAGCAGACCTACCGATCGAAGTCTACGACCAGAATCGGAGCACGGGGGGATTCAGTCGAGCACTTCGTATTTCCAATACCTAA